GCATGGTCCGATGCGTCGGGTCGAATTGCGGCGCCAACCCCAGCGTCAGCGCCAGATCGTTCGGCCCGACATAAACCCCGTCGATCCCCGGCGTCGCCAGAATATCATCAAGCACCGCCATCGCCTGCTTGGTCTCGATCATCGCGAACGCCGTCACAATCTCGTTCGCCCGCTTCGGATAATCCGCCCCATGCGCGAAACTCGCCCGGATCGGCCCATAACTCCGCCCGCCCTGCGGCGCATACCGCATCGCATCGGCAAGCACGCGCGCATCCGCGGCGGTATTGATCATCGGGCAGATCACCGCGAGCGCCCCGGCATCGAGCGATTTCATGATAATCCCCGGGTCGAGCCACGGCACCCGCACGACCGGCACCACATCCGTCGTCCCGATCGCCGTCAGCATCCGCACCGCAGCCGCGTAATCGACCACGCCATGCTGCAAATCCACCGTCAGGCTGTCCCAGCCCTGATGCGCCATGATCTCGCTCGCAAAACCATCCGGTATCGCGAGCCACCCGTTCAACGCCGCCCGATTTTCCGCCCAGATCCGGTTCAGTGACATCGTATCCCCTTTATCGTTATTTCATCGTCGGCATGGCGAACTCCGCCCCGGCACGAATCCCGGTCGGCCAGCGCGTCGTCATCGTTTTCAGCTTCGTGTAGAAATGCACGCCCTCGCGCCCATGCATGCCATGATCGCCGAAAATCGACCGCTTCCACCCGCCGAACGAATGAAACGCCATCGGCACCGGAATCGGCACATTGATCCCCACCATCCCGACCTCGATCTGATCGGCGAAACTCCGCGCCGCATCGCCATCGCGGGTGAAAATCGAGGTGCCGTTGCCGAACTCGTGCGCATTGATGATCGCAACCGCATCGTCGAAACTCTTCTCCCGCACCACCGACAGCACCGGCCCGAAAATCTCCTCGGAATGAATCCGCATCCCCGGCCTGACATGATCGAACAGCGTCGGCCCGACGAAATACCCGTCCTCATGCCCCTGCAACGTCAGGCCCCGCCCATCCACCACCAGCGTCGCCCCCTCGGTCACGCCGAGATCGATATAGGACAACACCTTCGCCTTGTGCTCCTTCGACACCAGCGGCCCCATCTCCGCCTCACGGTCCACCCCCGGCCCGATCTTCAACGCCCGCGCCGCCCTGGCCAGCCGCTCCACCAGCGGATCGGCGATATCGCCCACCGCAACCGCCACCGAAATCGCCATGCACCGCTCGCCCGCCGAACCATAGGCCGCGCCCATCAGCGCATCGACGGTCTGATCCAGATCGGCATCCGGCATCACCACCATGTGGTTCTTCGCCCCGCCCAACGCCTGAACCCGCTTGCCATGCGCCGAGGCGGTCGTGAAAATATGCTCGGCAATCGGCGTCGATCCCACAAAACTGATCGCCGCAATCCGCCGGTCGGTCAGCAGCGCATCCACCACCTCCCGATCGCCATTGACCACGCTGAACACCCCGGCAGGCAATCCCGCCTCCTTCAGCAACTCCGCCAGCAGCAGCGCCGCCGACGGCACCTTCTCGGAAACCTTCAGAATAAAACAATTCCCGCACGCAATCGCGACCGGAAACATCCACAGCGGCACCATCGCCGGAAAATTGAACGGCGTGATCCCGGCAACCACCCCCAGCGGCATGCGGATCGAATAACTATCCACATTGGTCCCCACATTGCGCGAATACTCGCCCTTCAACGCATCGGGAATTCCGCAGGCGAACTCCACCACCTCCATGCCGCGCACCACCTCGCCCGCCGCATCCGTGATCACCTTGCCATGCTCGCCGGTGATCAGCGCCGCCAGCTCGTCCTTGTGCGCCTCGATCAAGTCCTTGAACTTGAACATCACCCGCGCCCGCCGCAGCGCCGGAGTCGCCGCCCAGGCCGGAAACGCCGCCACCGCCCCGGCGATCGCCCGCTCCACCTCATCGGGCGTCGCCACGCTCACCACCCCGGTCTGCACCCCCAGCGCCGGGTCGAACACCGGCAGATGCCGCGTCCCCGCCCCCTCGATCCGCTGATTGTCGATGAAATGACCGTGCGATTTCATGGCGTCCCCCCGGTTTGATCGGCCCCGATATTGTCGCCGCCATCCCCGCAGGGCAACCCCCGCGCGCACATCGCAGCACCCGCACTCACGCCCGATCGCGCCGCCCCATCCCCCGCCGCAACCGCGCCAACGCCTCGCCGATCGGCCCCTCCGGCAACCCCTCGCAAGGCTCGGCCACCCCCACCGCCCGCCGCCGCCCACCCCGCGCCACAGGCTTTCCCCCATCGCCCCCGGGCGGCAGATCCACGAACCGCACCCGCGCCACCGGCGCCCCACCCAACGCCAGATTGATCCGCGCCATCAGCGCCGGAACCTGATGCTGCAACTCCAGCGCATCCGGCCCCGCACACCCCAGCGTCAACGTCCCCGCCGCACACTTCACCGGCACACTCCGCGCCGCAATCGCCACCCCGACAATCGCAGGCCAATCCTCGATCAACGTCGCGAGCGATGCCCCCCGCCGGCGCAACGCCGGGCGCAAAATCGGCGCCACCAGCGCCGCAATCCCGCGCGGCGCAAAATGCCGCGGCGGCTCGACAGGCGGCAGCTTTGCCCCCATTGACCGCTTCCGTGAACCCTGCTCTGCCATCCGCCGCCGCCCTGCTCCGCTGGTATCGCGCCCATCGCCGCGCCCTGCCCTGGCGCGCGACCGACCGCAGCCCCAACCCCTACCACGTCTGGCTCAGCGAAATCATGCT
This sequence is a window from Acidiphilium acidophilum. Protein-coding genes within it:
- a CDS encoding CoA-acylating methylmalonate-semialdehyde dehydrogenase, with translation MKSHGHFIDNQRIEGAGTRHLPVFDPALGVQTGVVSVATPDEVERAIAGAVAAFPAWAATPALRRARVMFKFKDLIEAHKDELAALITGEHGKVITDAAGEVVRGMEVVEFACGIPDALKGEYSRNVGTNVDSYSIRMPLGVVAGITPFNFPAMVPLWMFPVAIACGNCFILKVSEKVPSAALLLAELLKEAGLPAGVFSVVNGDREVVDALLTDRRIAAISFVGSTPIAEHIFTTASAHGKRVQALGGAKNHMVVMPDADLDQTVDALMGAAYGSAGERCMAISVAVAVGDIADPLVERLARAARALKIGPGVDREAEMGPLVSKEHKAKVLSYIDLGVTEGATLVVDGRGLTLQGHEDGYFVGPTLFDHVRPGMRIHSEEIFGPVLSVVREKSFDDAVAIINAHEFGNGTSIFTRDGDAARSFADQIEVGMVGINVPIPVPMAFHSFGGWKRSIFGDHGMHGREGVHFYTKLKTMTTRWPTGIRAGAEFAMPTMK
- a CDS encoding DUF721 domain-containing protein, coding for MGAKLPPVEPPRHFAPRGIAALVAPILRPALRRRGASLATLIEDWPAIVGVAIAARSVPVKCAAGTLTLGCAGPDALELQHQVPALMARINLALGGAPVARVRFVDLPPGGDGGKPVARGGRRRAVGVAEPCEGLPEGPIGEALARLRRGMGRRDRA
- a CDS encoding HpcH/HpaI aldolase family protein yields the protein MSLNRIWAENRAALNGWLAIPDGFASEIMAHQGWDSLTVDLQHGVVDYAAAVRMLTAIGTTDVVPVVRVPWLDPGIIMKSLDAGALAVICPMINTAADARVLADAMRYAPQGGRSYGPIRASFAHGADYPKRANEIVTAFAMIETKQAMAVLDDILATPGIDGVYVGPNDLALTLGLAPQFDPTHRTMLDAFDHILARAKHHGKRAAIHTGSAGYAKTMATKGFDLVTVGSDARFIAAGAAAEVAAFRARD